From Deinococcus aquaticus, one genomic window encodes:
- a CDS encoding globin codes for MTAPLSLTTGGSLYDRIGPEALAELVSRFYDFVAREPLLTPIFPADLTLTAEKQLAFLSGFLGGPPLYHERFGHPRLRARHLPFPITPARAQAWLACMRAALDATPAISAADGQELFTALSRVAAHMVNTPAQAGAADA; via the coding sequence ATGACGGCTCCCCTCTCGCTGACCACGGGCGGCAGCCTGTACGACCGGATCGGGCCAGAGGCCCTGGCCGAACTGGTGTCCCGCTTCTACGATTTCGTGGCCCGGGAGCCGCTGCTGACGCCGATCTTCCCGGCGGACCTGACCCTGACGGCCGAGAAGCAACTGGCGTTCCTGAGCGGCTTTCTGGGCGGCCCGCCGCTGTACCACGAGCGGTTCGGACATCCGCGCCTGCGGGCGCGGCACCTGCCGTTCCCGATCACTCCGGCGCGCGCGCAGGCGTGGCTGGCATGCATGCGGGCCGCGCTGGACGCCACACCTGCGATCAGTGCGGCCGACGGGCAGGAGCTGTTCACGGCGCTGTCGCGGGTGGCGGCGCACATGGTGAACACGCCAGCGCAGGCGGGTGCAGCGGACGCCTGA
- a CDS encoding 2'-5' RNA ligase family protein: MTTPRADPAPGALHSIVAWPPEALDTWMRRTQKRLNVSGFGLPHLNLRAPFQTPLSGPELVRACREALRGQSELTVQVKGWKQLQGVIFLECHLSSDLRDLHERCLQVGPSSRAQYDGDLYRPHLTLALGVLPWAAGYLWNEVQQCEPPVTSFSVQALSLTREERGEVQELHTFPLTGPPTDTRHTREAAPS, from the coding sequence ATGACCACGCCCAGGGCCGACCCCGCACCCGGCGCGCTGCACTCCATCGTCGCGTGGCCCCCCGAAGCGCTGGACACCTGGATGCGCCGCACCCAGAAACGCCTGAACGTCAGCGGGTTCGGCCTGCCGCACCTGAACCTCCGCGCGCCCTTCCAGACGCCCCTGAGCGGCCCGGAACTCGTCCGGGCGTGCCGGGAGGCGCTGCGCGGCCAGAGCGAACTGACCGTGCAGGTCAAGGGCTGGAAACAACTTCAGGGAGTGATCTTCCTGGAGTGCCACCTGAGCAGCGACCTGCGGGACCTGCACGAACGCTGCCTGCAGGTCGGGCCGTCCAGCCGCGCCCAGTACGACGGCGACCTGTACCGCCCGCACCTGACCCTCGCGCTGGGCGTGCTGCCCTGGGCGGCCGGGTACCTCTGGAACGAGGTGCAGCAGTGCGAGCCGCCCGTGACCAGTTTCAGCGTGCAGGCCCTGAGCCTGACCCGCGAGGAACGCGGCGAGGTGCAGGAACTCCACACCTTCCCGCTGACCGGCCCTCCCACCGACACCCGCCACACCCGTGAAGCCGCGCCCAGCTGA
- a CDS encoding bifunctional 3-deoxy-7-phosphoheptulonate synthase/chorismate mutase has translation MTQSQPNIETLRAEVDSINRELLTLLSRRGEVVAQIGHAKTQEGRPNHYDPAREEKQLKEVEALNPGPFTGAAVKAIFKEIFKASLALEESNDKKQLLVSRKVKSDDTVLDIDGVRIGGDSAPIIIAGPCSIESEEQMEQTATYLAGKGIKILRGGAYKPRTSPYGFQGMGVDGLIIGNRVAKEHGMLFITEVMDTRDVEIVAEYADILQVGARNMHNFALLREVGRARRPVLLKRGLSATIEEWLYAAEYILSEGNNEVILCERGIRTYEKWTRNTLDLSAVAIAKQETHLPVIVDVTHAAGRRDLLIPLAKAALAVGADGIHVEVHPSPATALSDNEQQLDFAGYDKFSDALASMLKLPATV, from the coding sequence ATGACCCAGTCGCAACCCAACATCGAAACCCTCCGCGCCGAGGTCGATTCGATCAACCGTGAACTCCTGACCCTGCTGTCCCGCCGGGGCGAAGTCGTCGCGCAGATCGGTCACGCCAAGACGCAGGAAGGGCGCCCCAACCACTACGACCCGGCCCGCGAAGAAAAACAGCTCAAGGAAGTCGAGGCCCTGAACCCCGGCCCGTTCACCGGGGCGGCCGTGAAGGCGATCTTCAAGGAGATCTTCAAGGCCAGCCTCGCGCTGGAAGAAAGCAACGACAAGAAGCAGCTGCTGGTCTCCCGCAAGGTCAAGAGCGACGACACCGTACTGGACATCGACGGTGTGCGCATCGGCGGGGATTCCGCGCCCATCATCATCGCCGGGCCGTGCAGCATCGAGAGTGAAGAGCAGATGGAGCAGACGGCCACGTACCTGGCCGGCAAGGGCATCAAGATCCTGCGCGGCGGCGCGTACAAGCCCCGCACCAGCCCCTACGGCTTCCAGGGCATGGGCGTGGACGGCCTGATCATCGGGAACCGCGTGGCCAAGGAGCACGGCATGCTGTTCATCACGGAAGTCATGGACACCCGCGACGTGGAGATCGTCGCCGAGTACGCCGACATCCTTCAGGTCGGGGCGCGCAACATGCATAACTTCGCGCTGCTGCGCGAGGTGGGCCGCGCCCGCCGCCCGGTGCTGCTCAAGCGTGGCCTGAGCGCCACCATCGAGGAGTGGCTGTACGCCGCCGAGTACATCCTCTCGGAAGGCAACAACGAGGTCATCCTGTGCGAGCGCGGCATCCGCACGTACGAGAAGTGGACCCGCAACACCCTGGACCTAAGCGCCGTGGCCATCGCCAAGCAGGAAACGCACCTCCCGGTGATCGTGGACGTCACGCACGCTGCCGGCCGCCGCGACCTGCTGATCCCCCTGGCGAAAGCCGCGCTGGCCGTGGGCGCCGACGGCATTCACGTGGAAGTGCACCCCAGCCCCGCCACCGCCCTGAGCGACAACGAGCAGCAGCTGGACTTCGCCGGGTACGACAAGTTCAGCGACGCGCTGGCCAGCATGCTGAAACTGCCCGCCACCGTCTGA
- a CDS encoding PEGA domain-containing protein: MKPIGPYVAARELPGRTGSPVRTLRATDRLTGMPVLLHVLPYPLTLPDLPDHPALLPVVDSGMDGDQAYVVTELPLQARPADDALLTARGALAALSALHERGLTHGGLNAAQLWSVDGRVLLAGAGLPWGGDPLPSDDLYALGVLLAGMGTLPAALRPLTEQPGHLSAAAALARLNSEQAARPALQQAVQPQAQVVQAQAVQAQAVQEARPAQAWPQAPTTTATTPADAAPPEPQPPLRRGRGNSRRGRPEQTDADASPPPAPVNPAPVSPAAPMPTPAAPELPVMDWSAAPALHDGSLIVLGEGGDETADDAPVEPAPVTPDPVTPDPVAPDPVTPDPGTADPGNAAPSAPDPAVRDPVAPTPVTASPVAAGAAVTDPGAPETPQERRRRQNEERRAQAILDAQAAAARKAERLRAERAQRLADGGGQDAPIQIGGGPVGAGQGPVLGGDDLPAWDGPPVDVDGEAPPRPTLRMRDVDRLPPGLRREPLLEPDPEPAPTRLPARRAPGDPIRIGWDEDESWRVVREAPAAPERTRPRLPRWTLLVVAAALLLGGVWWALGALPDRVPAQQGSPQLVTPAVESAAQTGSGTGNAAGNVAGSDSSSAGGSACCPVEFRLVGAQGRTVGLTVEAAPPGANLTPGESLGRAPGTVQFPLAGTYRLRTSVSGYAPASLSVTVPRAAPLTIDLSN; the protein is encoded by the coding sequence GTGAAGCCCATAGGCCCTTACGTGGCCGCCCGCGAACTGCCGGGCCGGACAGGCAGTCCGGTCCGCACGCTGCGCGCCACGGACCGACTGACGGGCATGCCGGTGCTGCTGCACGTGCTGCCCTACCCGCTGACCCTGCCGGACCTGCCGGACCACCCGGCCCTGCTGCCCGTCGTGGACAGCGGCATGGACGGCGATCAGGCGTACGTGGTGACCGAGTTACCCCTGCAGGCCCGCCCCGCCGACGACGCCCTGCTGACCGCGCGCGGCGCGCTGGCGGCCCTGAGCGCCCTGCACGAGCGCGGCCTGACGCACGGCGGCCTGAACGCCGCACAACTCTGGAGCGTGGACGGCCGCGTGCTGCTGGCCGGGGCTGGCCTGCCCTGGGGCGGCGACCCGCTGCCCAGCGACGACCTGTACGCGCTGGGCGTGCTGCTGGCCGGCATGGGCACCCTGCCGGCCGCGCTGCGCCCCCTGACCGAGCAGCCCGGTCACCTGAGCGCCGCCGCCGCCCTGGCCCGCCTGAACAGTGAGCAGGCCGCCCGCCCGGCCCTGCAACAGGCCGTGCAACCCCAGGCCCAGGTGGTGCAGGCCCAGGCAGTGCAGGCCCAGGCAGTGCAGGAAGCCAGACCCGCACAGGCGTGGCCGCAAGCTCCGACCACCACCGCGACCACCCCCGCCGACGCGGCCCCTCCTGAACCGCAGCCGCCGTTGCGGCGTGGTCGGGGTAACTCCAGACGCGGGCGGCCGGAACAGACGGACGCGGACGCCTCTCCCCCCCCTGCCCCGGTCAATCCTGCCCCGGTCAGTCCTGCCGCGCCCATGCCCACGCCGGCCGCGCCGGAACTGCCCGTGATGGACTGGTCGGCAGCACCGGCCCTGCACGACGGGTCTCTCATCGTGCTGGGCGAGGGCGGCGACGAAACGGCCGACGACGCGCCCGTTGAGCCGGCTCCCGTGACACCCGACCCGGTCACCCCTGATCCAGTCGCGCCTGACCCGGTGACCCCTGATCCTGGAACCGCTGATCCCGGAAACGCTGCTCCCAGCGCACCTGACCCTGCCGTGCGTGACCCTGTCGCACCCACCCCGGTCACGGCCAGCCCAGTGGCAGCCGGGGCGGCCGTGACGGATCCGGGCGCGCCGGAAACCCCGCAGGAGCGGCGGCGACGGCAGAACGAGGAGCGGCGCGCGCAGGCGATTCTGGACGCGCAGGCGGCGGCGGCGCGTAAGGCCGAGCGCCTGCGGGCCGAGCGGGCGCAGCGACTGGCCGACGGTGGCGGTCAGGACGCCCCCATTCAGATCGGGGGTGGGCCGGTGGGGGCCGGGCAGGGTCCGGTCCTGGGCGGGGATGACCTGCCCGCCTGGGACGGCCCGCCCGTGGACGTGGACGGTGAGGCCCCGCCGCGCCCGACGCTGCGGATGCGGGACGTGGACCGCCTGCCGCCGGGCCTGCGCCGCGAGCCGCTGCTGGAACCCGACCCGGAACCGGCCCCCACGCGCCTCCCGGCCCGCCGCGCGCCGGGCGACCCGATCCGGATCGGCTGGGACGAGGATGAGTCCTGGCGGGTGGTGCGCGAGGCTCCCGCCGCGCCGGAACGGACGCGGCCCCGCCTGCCCCGCTGGACGCTGCTGGTGGTCGCGGCCGCGCTGCTGCTGGGCGGGGTGTGGTGGGCGCTGGGGGCCCTGCCCGACCGTGTGCCCGCCCAGCAGGGCAGCCCGCAGCTGGTCACGCCCGCCGTGGAAAGCGCCGCGCAGACCGGCAGTGGGACTGGCAATGCGGCGGGTAACGTGGCGGGCAGCGACTCCAGCAGCGCCGGCGGCTCCGCGTGCTGCCCGGTCGAGTTCCGGCTGGTGGGCGCGCAGGGGCGCACGGTGGGCCTGACGGTGGAGGCC
- a CDS encoding helix-turn-helix transcriptional regulator, translating to MTALAAPPPAPPERTKTRLLELVKRHGPQTAQDLAQGLEVSVPAARRHLCDLQEQGLIEARTERPGGRGRPQHVFVLTERGEAAFPKTYSSLCVDVLRHIEGLFGEGAVLKVLDARNNEIISHFEQDVPANLPLGERVQGLVNRLNRHGFDAVVHQEGEQWYFTQRNCPNLTVARQYAQLCTAEKTLYAALLGVPVERETRMACGQGNCRYRVGPPTS from the coding sequence ATGACCGCCCTGGCCGCCCCCCCACCCGCCCCGCCGGAACGCACCAAGACCCGCCTGCTGGAACTCGTGAAACGTCACGGCCCGCAGACCGCGCAGGACCTCGCGCAGGGACTGGAGGTCAGCGTCCCGGCGGCCCGCCGGCACCTGTGCGACCTGCAGGAGCAGGGGCTGATCGAGGCGCGCACCGAGCGTCCCGGCGGGCGGGGCCGACCCCAGCACGTATTCGTGCTGACCGAGCGCGGCGAGGCCGCCTTCCCGAAAACGTACTCCAGCCTGTGCGTGGACGTCCTGCGGCACATCGAGGGTCTGTTCGGCGAGGGCGCCGTCCTGAAAGTACTGGACGCCCGTAACAACGAGATCATCTCGCACTTCGAGCAGGACGTCCCGGCCAACCTGCCGCTGGGAGAGCGCGTGCAGGGCCTCGTCAACCGCCTGAACCGGCACGGCTTCGACGCCGTGGTCCACCAGGAAGGCGAGCAGTGGTACTTCACGCAGCGCAACTGCCCGAACCTGACCGTCGCGCGGCAGTACGCGCAGCTGTGCACGGCCGAGAAAACCCTGTACGCCGCGCTGCTGGGCGTCCCGGTGGAACGCGAAACCCGCATGGCCTGCGGGCAGGGCAACTGCCGCTACCGGGTCGGTCCGCCCACTTCATGA
- a CDS encoding Mrp/NBP35 family ATP-binding protein, whose translation MREAVMAALSTVNDPELHRDLVSLGMIEQASVEAGVASVKVNLTTPACPLKGKIEGDVREAVMAVPGVTSVNVTFGAMVRPPAQPALPGVKHVLLIGSGKGGVGKSSVSVNVAASLARDGARVGLLDADVYGPSVAHMMGQGGAKVTANAERKMQPIEAHGVKFVSMANLSPAGQALVWRGPMLHSAVQQFLKDAAWGELDYLIVDLPPGTGDVQLSLTQTIQVTGAVIVTTPQDVALIDAARAIDMFRKASVPVLGIVENMSYFVAPDTGHTYDLFGRGGSRKLGEEYLLLGEVPIDIDVRQDSDRGTPAVLAHPDSAAAQALIQVARNLAGQVSVRALSQSLADLPDQLTIV comes from the coding sequence ATGCGTGAAGCCGTGATGGCCGCCCTGAGCACCGTGAATGATCCGGAACTCCACCGTGACCTCGTTTCCCTCGGCATGATCGAGCAGGCCAGTGTCGAGGCGGGTGTGGCCAGCGTGAAGGTCAACCTCACCACGCCCGCCTGCCCCCTGAAAGGCAAGATCGAGGGCGACGTCCGCGAGGCGGTCATGGCCGTCCCCGGCGTGACCAGCGTCAACGTGACCTTTGGGGCCATGGTGCGCCCCCCTGCCCAGCCGGCCCTGCCCGGCGTGAAACACGTCCTGCTGATCGGCAGTGGCAAGGGCGGCGTGGGCAAAAGCAGCGTCTCTGTGAACGTCGCCGCCAGCCTCGCCCGGGACGGCGCGCGCGTGGGCCTGCTGGACGCCGACGTGTACGGCCCCAGCGTGGCGCACATGATGGGGCAGGGCGGCGCGAAAGTTACCGCGAACGCGGAACGCAAGATGCAGCCCATCGAGGCGCACGGCGTGAAATTCGTGTCCATGGCCAACCTCTCGCCGGCCGGTCAGGCGCTGGTGTGGCGCGGCCCGATGCTGCACTCGGCCGTGCAGCAGTTCCTGAAAGACGCCGCCTGGGGTGAACTCGACTACCTGATCGTGGACCTGCCCCCGGGCACCGGGGACGTGCAGCTCTCGCTTACGCAGACCATTCAGGTCACGGGCGCCGTGATCGTCACCACCCCGCAGGACGTCGCGCTGATCGACGCGGCCCGCGCCATCGACATGTTCCGCAAGGCCAGCGTGCCCGTGCTGGGCATCGTGGAGAACATGAGTTACTTCGTGGCGCCCGACACCGGGCACACCTACGACCTGTTCGGCCGGGGCGGCAGCCGCAAACTGGGCGAGGAGTACCTGCTGCTGGGCGAGGTGCCCATCGACATCGACGTGCGCCAGGACAGCGACCGGGGCACCCCGGCCGTCCTGGCCCACCCGGACTCGGCGGCCGCCCAGGCTCTGATCCAGGTGGCCCGCAATCTCGCCGGGCAGGTCAGCGTCCGCGCCCTGTCGCAGTCCCTGGCCGACCTGCCCGATCAACTCACCATCGTATGA